The proteins below are encoded in one region of Nitrospira sp. CR1.1:
- a CDS encoding CHAT domain-containing protein: MSIAAVLASRYNHIGHPSVALPMASCNREHLRAMPSISRERRRCVMATVLAPPTIHNKPLPTPSHGPASYVIPDMKTLTLLAVFFVCIVVAGQDWAPDALAQETSSPETLMEQGQSAYQQGAFTQAMQYWTEAGLRYEREGKTREQIKAQVNLSQALYQTGHYKEAGSILVDSGKQVDRIGDPLLKAIVQGRLGSVLFALGDNKEALRAIEEGLASARALDNSALAATMLNDQGNILTADGRYSSAVAAYTESSILAKASRQPSLTTIALINAGRATIQEGSLDTAKARLDLAAQEIASMSDSFDKANAWLSLGDAYEEIVQPRIGDVSSRNVVQRTLLAAKSSRGVELQPGTPPTQGPGATTPPPDTQPPPKKPSPLPTLRQAADAYWNAIQVATRIGDARNESYGWGYLGHLYETQHRTDEALDLTRRALLAAQQVSSPESQYRWHWQTARLLRSKGQINEAMAAYQRAIETLQPIRSEFTVGGHNRRFSFRETTGNLFFELSDLLLQRAASTPDLAARQRLLGQAQDTVELYKAAELQDYFRDECVATARSTSTAVAQESKSTAIVYPIILADRMELLVSMPAGLKQFIVPVTGEQLTEEIRAFRLGLEDRSNNAYRPHAQKLYQWLIRPMEADLTNAHITTLVFVPDGPLRTIPMGPLHDGTKFLIERYAVATTPGLTLTDPRPLNRKQIRLFSMGLTEAVQGFSALPYVGNELKAVQAIYGGKQVLNEEFRAGKVERDLNEQPYNMIHIASHGKVESDVTKSFVLTFDDRITMDRLSHLVGLFEMRTVPLELLTLSACETAAGDDRAALGLAGMAIKAGAKSALATLWFIDDEATAELITEFYKNLQDPATSKAMALQQAQLTLLKNPERAHPGLWAPFLLINNWL, translated from the coding sequence ATGTCCATTGCAGCAGTCCTGGCTTCCCGATACAATCATATCGGGCATCCAAGTGTTGCTCTTCCTATGGCATCCTGCAATAGGGAGCACCTACGCGCGATGCCGTCGATCAGCCGGGAAAGAAGGAGGTGCGTCATGGCCACGGTGCTTGCCCCTCCAACCATTCACAACAAACCCCTGCCGACGCCCTCTCACGGCCCGGCATCTTACGTGATCCCCGACATGAAAACTCTGACGCTTCTTGCGGTCTTCTTTGTCTGCATCGTCGTTGCCGGTCAGGACTGGGCACCAGACGCGCTCGCACAAGAGACCAGCTCTCCTGAGACGCTGATGGAACAAGGGCAATCCGCCTATCAGCAAGGGGCCTTCACCCAAGCGATGCAATATTGGACCGAGGCCGGCCTTCGTTATGAACGGGAGGGCAAAACACGAGAGCAAATCAAGGCGCAAGTGAATCTCTCGCAAGCGCTCTATCAAACCGGGCACTATAAGGAAGCGGGATCGATCTTGGTTGATTCGGGAAAACAAGTGGATCGAATTGGAGATCCCCTCCTTAAAGCCATTGTGCAGGGGCGGCTGGGCTCTGTCCTCTTTGCGCTAGGTGATAATAAAGAGGCGTTACGTGCAATCGAAGAGGGTCTCGCCTCGGCCAGAGCACTCGACAATTCGGCCCTTGCCGCGACCATGCTGAACGATCAGGGCAACATTCTCACGGCCGACGGACGATACTCTTCTGCGGTGGCTGCCTACACCGAATCGTCTATCCTGGCCAAAGCCTCTCGTCAACCATCGCTGACCACCATCGCCCTGATCAATGCCGGCCGAGCCACAATCCAAGAGGGGTCGCTCGACACAGCCAAGGCGCGCTTAGACCTCGCCGCGCAGGAAATCGCCTCGATGTCGGATTCGTTCGACAAGGCCAATGCCTGGCTCAGCCTTGGGGACGCCTATGAAGAAATCGTCCAGCCCCGCATCGGCGACGTCTCTTCGAGAAATGTCGTGCAACGGACGCTTCTTGCGGCCAAGAGTTCACGGGGTGTTGAACTACAGCCGGGGACACCTCCGACGCAGGGGCCGGGTGCGACCACACCTCCACCTGATACACAACCCCCTCCCAAAAAGCCTAGCCCTCTACCCACACTTCGCCAGGCGGCGGACGCCTACTGGAATGCGATCCAGGTCGCGACCAGGATCGGGGATGCACGAAACGAATCCTACGGGTGGGGCTACCTGGGTCACTTGTATGAAACGCAGCATCGCACGGATGAAGCGCTGGACCTGACCCGACGAGCCCTGCTCGCCGCTCAACAGGTCAGCTCTCCGGAGTCCCAATACCGGTGGCACTGGCAGACTGCACGTCTGCTGCGGTCCAAAGGCCAGATCAACGAGGCGATGGCTGCCTATCAGCGAGCGATTGAAACCTTGCAACCCATCAGGTCGGAGTTTACGGTGGGAGGCCACAACCGCCGGTTTTCCTTTCGCGAGACGACCGGCAATCTGTTCTTTGAGCTGTCAGATCTGTTACTGCAACGCGCAGCCTCAACACCAGACCTAGCGGCCCGCCAGCGTCTCCTCGGACAGGCGCAGGACACGGTTGAACTCTACAAGGCGGCGGAGCTGCAAGACTATTTCAGAGATGAGTGTGTCGCGACCGCCCGATCGACGAGCACGGCGGTCGCCCAGGAATCCAAGTCCACGGCTATCGTCTATCCCATTATCCTGGCAGACCGCATGGAGCTGCTCGTGAGCATGCCGGCCGGACTGAAACAGTTCATTGTGCCGGTGACCGGCGAGCAGCTGACGGAAGAAATACGCGCCTTCAGACTCGGCCTCGAAGATCGTTCCAACAACGCCTATCGTCCCCATGCCCAGAAGCTCTATCAGTGGTTGATTCGCCCCATGGAGGCAGACCTGACCAATGCGCACATCACCACCCTGGTTTTTGTACCGGACGGACCGCTACGGACGATTCCGATGGGGCCCTTGCATGACGGCACGAAGTTTTTGATTGAGCGCTATGCGGTGGCGACCACGCCGGGATTGACACTCACGGATCCGCGACCGCTCAACCGGAAGCAGATCCGCTTGTTCTCCATGGGGCTGACCGAGGCGGTGCAGGGCTTTTCGGCCTTGCCCTATGTCGGCAATGAATTAAAGGCGGTTCAGGCGATTTACGGTGGGAAACAGGTGCTGAATGAAGAGTTTCGCGCCGGGAAGGTCGAACGTGACCTTAATGAACAGCCATACAACATGATCCACATTGCCTCCCACGGCAAGGTTGAAAGTGATGTCACCAAGAGTTTTGTACTCACGTTTGACGACCGCATCACGATGGATCGCCTGAGCCATCTCGTGGGATTGTTCGAGATGCGCACGGTGCCTCTCGAATTGTTGACACTGAGCGCCTGCGAAACAGCCGCCGGGGACGATCGCGCGGCCTTAGGTTTGGCAGGAATGGCGATCAAGGCCGGCGCGAAAAGCGCCCTTGCGACCCTCTGGTTTATCGATGACGAAGCCACGGCCGAACTCATCACCGAGTTCTACAAGAATCTCCAGGACCCAGCCACATCCAAAGCGATGGCGTTGCAACAGGCTCAGCTCACGCTGCTGAAAAACCCCGAGCGAGCCCATCCCGGCTTGTGGGCGCCTTTCTTGTTGATTAACAATTGGTTGTAA
- a CDS encoding OmpA family protein — MLPAWHVISPAVEHAASRILMSNSFSIPMPAFRISILIALFVLSNSISEAGFYTGTESLTEVSSTTVSSTWPSLTDLSAKERVKPNLTGEEFGYFSRVETGFLVATVEDSPIAGTRAASVRLARTQAVLHSGTGTTVLGDLYLADDHPIVAAEAAQLLASTALLLDRDPGTHLTLEAYCDERGTEAYSFVIGQAWVSDVSRRLQEMRVGETQVTTVSYGLQQPACQQKSTTCWEDNLRMKWSIRLLSPVESQQGCLVRLKLATNAPLGENAMVAAGHPYLRRIQQGEPYSAKAPAPSPR; from the coding sequence ATGCTGCCTGCGTGGCACGTGATCTCTCCTGCCGTCGAGCATGCCGCTTCACGGATTCTAATGAGCAATTCCTTTTCTATTCCCATGCCTGCCTTCCGCATCTCTATCTTGATTGCTCTGTTCGTTCTGTCGAACTCCATCAGTGAGGCCGGTTTTTATACCGGAACAGAGAGCCTCACGGAAGTGTCGTCAACAACCGTCTCCTCCACCTGGCCTTCCCTTACGGATCTTTCAGCAAAAGAACGAGTCAAACCAAATCTCACCGGTGAAGAGTTCGGATACTTTTCACGGGTCGAAACAGGCTTTCTCGTGGCGACGGTAGAGGACAGTCCCATAGCCGGCACGAGAGCGGCCTCTGTCAGGCTTGCCCGCACGCAGGCCGTCCTTCATTCAGGAACCGGAACCACCGTACTCGGCGACCTCTACCTTGCCGACGATCATCCCATCGTGGCGGCAGAAGCGGCACAACTCCTGGCCTCGACAGCCCTGCTCCTTGATCGAGATCCAGGAACGCATCTGACGCTGGAAGCCTATTGTGATGAACGTGGGACAGAGGCCTATAGTTTCGTCATCGGCCAGGCCTGGGTATCAGATGTGAGCCGTCGATTGCAGGAGATGCGAGTAGGAGAGACGCAGGTCACGACAGTCAGTTACGGTCTACAACAACCAGCTTGCCAACAAAAGTCGACGACCTGTTGGGAAGACAATCTGCGTATGAAATGGTCCATCCGCCTGCTCTCTCCCGTCGAGTCCCAACAGGGCTGTCTAGTCCGCCTCAAACTTGCGACCAATGCTCCGCTCGGTGAGAATGCAATGGTCGCGGCCGGTCACCCCTACCTGCGTCGCATCCAACAGGGAGAACCCTATTCCGCCAAGGCTCCCGCCCCTAGCCCCCGATAA